The genomic stretch TCTTCACCTTGTCGCCGCTCACCTGCGCATGCGCGCCGAAAGCAGCCGCGCCCAGTCCTACCGCCATCAATGCACCAGCCAGCTTCTTGAGTGTCATGGTCTTGTCTCCTGTGTCGTGCGCGCCGCGGATCACGCTGGCGCATGGGTCTTGCAAGTCGATCGGGAAAACGTCTTACACGCCGAGCAGTTCGTGCAGCACCGGCATCTTGTCCTGCAGTTGCGCCGCCTCGAAACGCTCGACGATGCGGCCGTGTTCCATCACATAAAAGCGATCTGCCAGCGGCGCGGCAAAGCGGAAGTTCTGCTCCACCATCACCACCGTGTAGCCGCGCTTCTTGAGCATCAGGATCATGCGGGCCAGCGCCTGCACGATCACCGGCGCAAGGCCCTCGGAAATCTCGTCGAGCAGCAACAGGTTGGCACCCGTGCGCAGGATGCGTCCGACCGCCAGCATCTGCTGCTCGCCGCCCGACAAGCGCGTGCCCTGGCTCTGGCGCCGCTCGGCCAGGTTCGGGAACATCTCGTAGATTTCTTCGATGCTCATGCCGGCATTGCCGGTCTTGGCCACCTGGCCCTTCAGTACCGGCGGCAGCATCAGGTTTTCTTCGCACGAGAGGCTCGAGAAGATGCCGCGCTCTTCGGGGCAGTACCCGATGCCGCAGTGGGCGATCTTGTGCGTGGGCAGGTCGATCGTTTCCACGCCCTGGCCGCTTGCGTCATGCACGACGATGGAGCCCTTGCGCGTGCCCACCAGGCCCATGATGGCGCGCAGCGTGGTGGTGCGGCCCGCGCCGTTGCGGCCGAGCAGCGTGACCACCTCGCCGCGGTTCACGGTCAGGTCGACACCATGCAGGATGTGCGATTCGCCGTACCAGGCGTGCAGGTCCTTGATCTGGAGCGCGGGCGTGCTCATGCAGTGTTCTCGTGTGTTCGGGTCTAGCGTTCGCTTACGTTTGATGCGCGGCATGCCGCCGCGCCGCGTGATCGATCAGCGCCGATCAGTGGCCTCAACAGCCTCAATGGCCTAATGGCCTTCCAGCGCCGCATCGGCGGTGCCCATATAGGCTTCCATCACCTGCGGGTTCTTCGAGACGTCTTCGTACGGGCCTTCGGCCAGGATCTGGCCGCGCTGCAGCACCGTGATCTTGTCGGCGATGGACGAGACCACGTTCATGTTGTGTTCCACCATCAGGATGGTGCGGCCCTGCGCGACGCGCTTGATCAGCTCCGTCACGCGGTCCACATCTTCGTGGCCCATGCCCTGCGTGGGCTCGTCGAGCAGCATCAGCTCGGGCTCCATCGCCAGCGTGGTGGCAATCTCCAGTGCGCGCTTGCGGCCGTAGGGCAGCTCCACCGTCACGGTGTGCGCAAACTCCGTCAGCCCCACCTGTTCGAGCAGCTCCATCGCCCGCGCATTCAGCGTGTTGAGAGACTGCTCGCTACGCCAGAACGCGTACGCCGTACCAAGCTGCCGCTGCAGCCCGACGCGAACGTTTTCCATCACCGTCAGATGCGGAAACACGGCGGAGATCTGAAACGAGCGGATCACGCCGCGGCGCGCAATCTGTGCCGGCTTCTCCGACGTGATATCGACGCCATTGAACAGGATCGTGCCGCGCGTGGGCACCAGGAATTTGGTCAGCAGGTTGAAACAGGTCGTCTTGCCGGCACCGTTCGGGCCGATGAGCGCATGGATGGACCCACGCTGCACGCGCAGGTTGACGTCGGACACGGCGGTAAAGCCCTTGAAGCCCTTGGTCAGTCCGCGCGTTTCGAGAATGATGTCCTGCGCCATGATTCCCTCTGGTCTCCCGCCCTTTTTATGGTGCGGATGATTGTCAACGGCTGTTGCGTTGCAAAACATCGGGGTTTTTACCGAGTCGATTACACCCCGCTTACGCGCCGGAAACCCGCACCAGTATTAGCTTTCTGCCCCACATGGGGGTGATACGTAGAGTTACCTATGGGGGCAATGCCGATTGCGTATCCAGTGGACACGGGCGGTGTGTCATGCCCGTGTCATCGCGTCGGAACCGGCGTCAGGCTGGCACGGCCTCACCGCGCGCGCGGGCCTTGCGCGCGGCACGGATCATCTCGCTCGCCTTCTCCGCAATCATGATCGTCGGCGAGTTGGTGTTGCCCGAGGTAATCGTCGGCATGACGGACGCGTCCACCACCCGCAGGCCGTCAATGCCGCGCACGCGCAGCTGCGCATCGACCACGGCGTTTGCGTCATCGGCGCGCCCCATGCGGCACGTACCGACCGGGTGGAAGATGGTCGTGCCGATTTCTCCGGCGGCGCGGGCGAGTTCTTCGTCGGTTTGAAACGCCGCGCCGGGCAGGTACTCCTCCGGCTTGTATTGCGCCAAGGCCGGTTGCGCGACGATGCGGCGCGTGAGCCGCAGCGAATCGGCCGCGACCTTGCGGTCTTCCTCGGTCGACAAGTAGTTCGGCGCGATGGTCGGTGCCGCAAACGGATCGGCGGACGTGACATGCACCGTGCCGCGCGAAGTCGGCCGCAGGTTGCACACACTCGCGGTAAACGCATTGAACGCGTGCAGCGGATCGCCGAACTTGTCGAGCGAAAGCGGCTGCACGTGATACTCCACATCGGGGCGCGACACGTGCGGGTTCGAGCGCGCGAACAGGCCCAGCTGCGACGGCGCCATGCTCATCGGCCCGCTCTGATTGAATGCGTATTGCATGCCGATGAGGGCCTTGCCCCACCAGTTGGAGGCGCGTGTATTGAGCGTGGGTACGCCGTTCACTTTGACCACGCTGCGCAGCTGCAGGTGATCCTGCAGGTTTTCTCCGACGCCCGGCAGCGCCTGGCGCACCGGAATGCCGAGCGCCTGCAAACGCTCCGGCTGGCCGATCCCCGCCAGCTCCAGCAATTGCGGCGAGTTGATCGCGCCGGCCGACAGGATCACCTCTTCGCGCGCGGCCACGGTGTAGTCCTGCCCTGCGCCGCGATAGGTCACGCCGGTGCAGCGCTTGCCGTCAAACGTCAGCGCCCGCACCTGCGCGCCCGTCACGATGGTCAGGTTCGGCCGCTGCGATGCCGGGCGCAGAAAGCCCTTGGCCGTGTTCCAGCGGATGCCGCGCTTCTGGTTGACCTCGAAGTAGCCGACGCCGAAGTTGTCGCCACGGTTGAAGTCGCTCGTGCGCGGAATGCCCGCCTGCACGGCCGCTTCGATGAATGTCTCGAGCACCTGCCAATGCAGGCGTTGCGGCTCGACGCGCCATTCGCCGTTGGCGCCGTGCCATTCGTTGGCACCGCCGTGGTGGTTTTCGCTGGCCTTGAAGAGCGGCAGCACCGCATCCCATTTCCATGAATCGTCGCCGGTGATGGCGGCCCAGCCGTCGTAGTCCTCGCGCTGGCCCCGCATATAGATCATGCCGTTGATCGACGAGCAGCCTCCCAGCACACGGCCGCGTGGGTAGCCGAGCGAGCGGCCGTTCAGCCCGGGCTCTTCGCGCGTGCGATACAACCAATCGGTGCGCGGATTGCCGATGCAATACAGGTAGCCGACGGGGATGTGGATCCAGTGGTAATCGTCCTTGCCGCCCGCTTCGAGCAGCAGGACGGAAACGTCGGGGTCGCGGGTCAGCCGGTTGGCGAGGACGCAGCCGGCGGAGCCTGCGCCGATGATGATGTAGTCGTAGGTATCCATGTCTCCGTGCTTCTTTTCCTTGGTGTTATTGGTTTTTATTGTTGTGGTGCAACCAATTCACTTCAAATCAAATCCGCGAAGCCAGCCACTCCGTCATCTTTCCAAACACCTCGCTACGCAGCGGCTCGGCTTCGTTGAAGATCTCGTGATACCCGTTGTCGAACCACGCCAAGGTCCGCAAATCTTCCGGCGCATTCGCATAGAAATCCCGGCTGCCTGACGGATCGACAATCGAATCCGCGCCACCGGCCATCAGCAGCATCGGCGCTTCGAGGCGAGGCGCATCCTGCTGCGCCTGCGTGATCGCATTGAGCATGAATTCGAGCAGCGACGCACTGATCGTGCCCTGCACCAGCGGGTCTGCGCGATAGGCGGCGGCGATGCTCGGGTCATGCGAGAGCTTGGCCGGGTCCACCGGATTGGGCACCGCCAGCTTGGGCGCCAGCGCAGACAGGAGGCCACGCACGATCCCCGCTCCGGGCGGCAATTTCACTCGCAGCGCAGGCGATGACAGCAGCACGCCCCGCACGGGCCGGATACGCGCGGTGGTAAAGCGCGCGACGATCAACCCGCCCATGCTGTGGCCGAGCACGAACGGCATCTCGTGCCATTCGGCGACGACGGCATCGACGATTTCTGCAAGATCGGTGAGGTAGTTGTCTTGCGCGTCGAGCGCCATGCGCG from Ralstonia pickettii encodes the following:
- a CDS encoding ABC transporter ATP-binding protein translates to MAQDIILETRGLTKGFKGFTAVSDVNLRVQRGSIHALIGPNGAGKTTCFNLLTKFLVPTRGTILFNGVDITSEKPAQIARRGVIRSFQISAVFPHLTVMENVRVGLQRQLGTAYAFWRSEQSLNTLNARAMELLEQVGLTEFAHTVTVELPYGRKRALEIATTLAMEPELMLLDEPTQGMGHEDVDRVTELIKRVAQGRTILMVEHNMNVVSSIADKITVLQRGQILAEGPYEDVSKNPQVMEAYMGTADAALEGH
- a CDS encoding GMC family oxidoreductase produces the protein MDTYDYIIIGAGSAGCVLANRLTRDPDVSVLLLEAGGKDDYHWIHIPVGYLYCIGNPRTDWLYRTREEPGLNGRSLGYPRGRVLGGCSSINGMIYMRGQREDYDGWAAITGDDSWKWDAVLPLFKASENHHGGANEWHGANGEWRVEPQRLHWQVLETFIEAAVQAGIPRTSDFNRGDNFGVGYFEVNQKRGIRWNTAKGFLRPASQRPNLTIVTGAQVRALTFDGKRCTGVTYRGAGQDYTVAAREEVILSAGAINSPQLLELAGIGQPERLQALGIPVRQALPGVGENLQDHLQLRSVVKVNGVPTLNTRASNWWGKALIGMQYAFNQSGPMSMAPSQLGLFARSNPHVSRPDVEYHVQPLSLDKFGDPLHAFNAFTASVCNLRPTSRGTVHVTSADPFAAPTIAPNYLSTEEDRKVAADSLRLTRRIVAQPALAQYKPEEYLPGAAFQTDEELARAAGEIGTTIFHPVGTCRMGRADDANAVVDAQLRVRGIDGLRVVDASVMPTITSGNTNSPTIMIAEKASEMIRAARKARARGEAVPA
- a CDS encoding alpha/beta hydrolase, with the protein product MTQAPAQVTAHQALETRQRMKDGTELLVRTWLPAPDTGEPRGTVILVHGMAEHSGRYPHVAKVLTNLGLRVRAFDLRGHGKSGGPRMALDAQDNYLTDLAEIVDAVVAEWHEMPFVLGHSMGGLIVARFTTARIRPVRGVLLSSPALRVKLPPGAGIVRGLLSALAPKLAVPNPVDPAKLSHDPSIAAAYRADPLVQGTISASLLEFMLNAITQAQQDAPRLEAPMLLMAGGADSIVDPSGSRDFYANAPEDLRTLAWFDNGYHEIFNEAEPLRSEVFGKMTEWLASRI
- a CDS encoding ABC transporter ATP-binding protein produces the protein MSTPALQIKDLHAWYGESHILHGVDLTVNRGEVVTLLGRNGAGRTTTLRAIMGLVGTRKGSIVVHDASGQGVETIDLPTHKIAHCGIGYCPEERGIFSSLSCEENLMLPPVLKGQVAKTGNAGMSIEEIYEMFPNLAERRQSQGTRLSGGEQQMLAVGRILRTGANLLLLDEISEGLAPVIVQALARMILMLKKRGYTVVMVEQNFRFAAPLADRFYVMEHGRIVERFEAAQLQDKMPVLHELLGV